The Quercus robur chromosome 3, dhQueRobu3.1, whole genome shotgun sequence DNA segment TTTACTGAAATTAAATAGAATAGATTCAACCTAATTATacataaagaactaaaaaatagaaacaaaaatgacTACAAGAGTATGCAAGAGCCATACCTCCAATTAACAAGATATACACCCCAACCCAAGCACTCAAATCTTTCAAAAAAGGAGACAGAAGAACCATTATcctttttgaaaacaatttgaATTCCTTACAACTTGCACCACTTAACATAGGGTACTATCCTGTTAACAACTTTATTTAAAGAACTTTTCTTGCTTTAAAACATTGCAAATTCTATCCTCCaaagattttttaaaagcaaacccaaaaataCTTTTAGCTTCAATCTACTTCTTATGCTGCTTCTATATTTCAGAAAATGGTTTAAACATGCTTACACCAATAGATTGCTAGGACCATTGTTATCAATGTTTGCTACAATTAATGAATcaatttgttttcctttcagGAATAGCTTAAATATTTAGGGACCATGTTTTCTGCTAATTGCATAGCCATCTCTATGAAAATAGACAGCTAATGGTGAATCTGTTAATGGCATAAATCtctacaataaatttaaaacacaaTGCCCAAGATAGATTGTAGAATACTACAGAGCAGTAACAAGTGACTTATAATAGAATTTGCAGCTAAAGAAACCCctataatttgatgataaatgtGCTATAATGCTCCAAGTTGAAGGAAAGTGCTTCCACCTTTTGAATGGCATATCAGTTTGAGAAGATTATAAGCACATTCACTCCTCATTCATCTCAAATTACGTGACTGATTCAATATAGTCTAAACATTATGATAATCTCACAATTTccctagagagagagaaatcgaACAGCTTTGGCTCAAATTGCATTTCCTTTTCTTCACACAATCCACCCGAtaaaaaagcccaacatcaataacccatctaaaaaattaaagaatcaaaGAATTCAGAGGAATAAGTTGGTTTTTGACTAGAAAACATCCTAATATAttaccaaacaaacaacaaaaaataagataacACATTGAACATAACACATCAGATAAAAAAACCTCATGAGATGGATTGAAATGAGGTGGCGGTGACGAGGTGGATTGGGGTTGCTAGGTGGCAACCACTGAGTCGACGTGGGAGAgtgagagctagagagaaaGAGCTGGGATTTAGGGTCTCTGAAGTGAATgagatagagagatagagagatacagtgtttttggcaaaaatgaaaagcaaaaaaaaaaaaaaaacaaagggaagATTTGGGGAGAGGCGGGGAGTTAGAAGGTCTATAGTGGCAATCCAACCCGCTACTATAACTAAGAAAAACCGCCGCTATAGTATCTGCGCAAAATGATGTATTTATTGTTGTGGGTTTTAGGAGCGCCGTTATATCTAAGTTACCGCTgctaaaacatatatattacgGCAATTTTATGTCCTGCCATTGTAGGATGCCGCAAAAGACTATACCTATAGTGGCGGTCCCAAAAAAAGCTACAATAGGTGACATATAGCGGCGATTTTTGCACCCACCGCAAAAAAACCACCGCAATAGTACAGATTTCTTGTAGCGTGTGGAGTGCTTAGCTATTGATATCAATTTAAAGTTTGAGTCAAAAAATCAAGAAGAGGCATAAAAGCCATCAACAGGAAGCAATGTAGAATTAGGAGAGCTTGCGACCATGTTCAAAATTAGATATTGAGTCGTTGGCTGACTCACAATAAATGAtgcaataaataaatgaatttgaaatcaaaatttaaatgacCAATTCAAAGTTTTTGATATGTTCTGATTAATATTGAAGTTGGATTTCGAATATAAATTTTGGATTCCAGTCACATGTTCTACATAAGGTAATAAATGATAGAACTCAAGAATGGATTTTAATGTTCCTACCCAAATTTCAAACATGTTTGGGccaacaaacaaaacccaaatcacttAAGctgataaaaaaaactaaagggGGTCAAGGAAGGCCCAACTCTCCTTGAATAGGGGAACGAGACTAGGAATGATCCTTAATAAAAATTGCTTTTCAATGGGGGCGTGAATGGGCCCAAGGACAGCCCAAATTCCTTGAGGAGAGGAGGGAAGCCCAATAATGGTTTTCTGTAGAATGCTCTCTGAGTAAAAGAACAAGTGGGCTCATGGATGGCCCAAAGCCTTTGCACAAGAGAATGATTTGAAATAGGCCCAAAAGATCCCTACCCCTTTGGATAAAGGAGTTAGAAAGAGCCGAATGTGCTTACAACCTTCACTAGGCATCCTAAcaaagagataaagagagaagaggaaaCTGCAAAAAGAatgagattgaaaaaaaaaaaaaaaaaaaaccagaaaataggaagaaagaaagaaagaaaagaagctaATAAATTAAAGTACTAAAAACGATCAGCACTCATCTTATTAATAAGATATAATTATACAACATTATTAATCACACATAGAAATCGAAACGtccaaatttttcaaaactccGAGTAATATAATAGCAAGCTCTAGgagttataaaaattaaatataccaACGTGTTCTTCTTCATTCAGAGAAAAACTAATAGTACAAGCTCACAACCCTTACTTCATAGACTTAATTAATCGGTGCAACAACGGTACATGATGAACTTCTCCATGGGACGGCTACATTCAGCACAAACCACCTTCTCGGGGATGCTCCCGGTGGCGCCAGGCAGTATCAGACGGTTGCAGTGATGTGGGGTGTGGAGCTTTTTGAGGTACTCAATCAGTGCTGGCACAAAGCCTAGATCCGGGACAGTTTCTTTCCATTGTTCATATTCGGTCAAGGCCGTCAAAATGGTGTCCCCTTTGGCCTTTGCCATCTCCGATGCCCCTGATCCTCTACATATCACAGCCCAACCTTGCTCACTCCCATCAAAACTCAGCATGGTCATAATCTCTTGCATTATGGAGTCATTTTCCACACTCTTCCCGTGTTGTATCTTGCTGTGCCACATGCTTTCAAGCCTGACCCAGAAGAACCAGATTAGAGTCAGGTCTGTTAGGTGGTGGCTAAGATTTTCCGCAGCAATGATGTTGTTGTTTTTGCGAACTTTTTCTCTGGGGTTGCCCTTCCCTACGTAAAGCATTTCTATTGGAACGTTGGCAGCTTTTGCAACAGTACGTGCAGTGTTTGTAAACTTTCGCACCCACTCGATATCTTCCCCTCCAAACAAGCAAATGATTTTCCCTTCTGATACCTTAAATACCATCAAGTTCACACCATTAAATTACTCCATTAAAGGAATATGCATGGAATCGTCTGACTTAAAAGATTTACTAGTAAAACAATAAAACTAccacaaattttacaaattgaaatAACAATAAACGCAACTAGTGTTATTTCaccaatataataaataatagttaatttttttttttaaattgttattttttaattcgcAAAGCTCCTATGATaaattttcttaactttttaaacatttaaaatgataaattgtAATAGTAAAACATCACTTCTACAtgaaattattacttatttgacttttattatacaataaTCACAACTTATCTTTTtaactatcttaaaaaaaatattatggaaaaagtttaaaagaaaagtttatgaGGGTCACCCATATATACCTGTTacaaaattgaactaaaatacaaggataaaaaattgaatttttggaaaagttttggTATATAGGCATGAGATAAATGATGAACATACCCAATTAAAGATTAGTGGTTCAATGGTATCAGCCAATAGCTCAATTCTCCAGCTCTCTTCCCGCCAGAGTGCTTCCTCCCTTAAACTAGTGAAAGGGTATGCTATGCTTCCCCAAATCCACATCATATGAACTGCGTTTTGGTTCACAACTTTGCCTTGCGGGTCAAGCACCACAAGTATAGGTTTCTTAGTGAAGTGCCACACCTCCTTGATATACTTGATGACTGCTGGGTCAAGCTGTGATGGGTGGAACACCGAGTACCACGGCATCATCCCTTGTAAGGTATCAAACTGCTTTTCCTTGTCTGCGTTCCAAGGGGTAGACTTGTCCACCACTGGAATCCACACAACCTCGTACTGACTCTCAGGCCTCGATTGTTGGTGTCGCGACTCTGTGTACATTTGATGTAGGATTGAATGCTCTTCATGGGGGATTTCCAGGTCTGTAATAAACAGCAATACAATCTTCCTTCTCAACACCTCAATGCTAGCCTGTTTTAATTTAGCAGTGCAAATATTCAGAGGTTCAGAAACATTCATTGAAATCGTTGATCTAGCCGTGTTTCAAGTAACTGTCTTCGTAAATACTGCTAATAAGAGTAGTAACTGAGAAACAAGACATGATTACGACACAAATGTGTTggaatttgattgaaatttagGTCCTCACGAATATCCTTGAAGAAGTTCAACATAATATCTATTAATTGCATGATATGATCACAGTCGACCAAGGTTATTCTAGATGCAAAAAGATTAGGGATTGACAGCCACTACAAAATGTTACTAAAAAATAGTGCAGAGCAAGAAGGAAAACTTAGATATAGTTATAGATAGCAAACCCTTTTCTTGTTAGAACCATCAAAGAGTGGCAGCTGATCTTCCTTTGCATAAATCAAAGCCTTAAGTATCTTTATGTTGTCGAGATGAGGTGTTTCAAAGAGACGCACTAGTGTCAGATATGCTTCAATATGCCTCTTCTCCTCTACATCAAACCATTTTACTATATCTTGTCAGGGGCGTAAACTACTAGGACGaactttatattttgttttatgggTCCGCtttgctttaaaaaataaatgaggtGAATATATAATCAAACGTGAATTACCGTGATCAAGGCCAGTAAGACTCACCAATGTGTTGATGGCAAAGAGTGATCTGCTTCAGAAGGTGGCTGTGTATGTTGTTGACCTTATGGGCCAAGCTCGACAGTTCCCAAGCCTCAGTAGTTGCTGCTATGTACCTGAGACCAGTGCAGCCCAGGTGAAAGAGAAATTACAAATCCAAAAAGTTTAGACACAACGAGTtccattattttaaataaataaataaataaataaatatatatatatatatatatatatatatttatatatataggtaacAGGTTATGATTTGTATACAAAAGTGATATCTGTTTCATGTGACAGTAATGTTGAACTCAGCACAATCTGCCCCTTctgaaattatgaaaaaaaactatgaaattTGTTTAATATGTAGCATTATTATTATAGTGCTGTTTGTTATTTACTCCTGCCTGCAGTTCTGCTTTGTTAGTGCCGTGGCAACATACCAACATGTAAATCACAATGGCATTGACATGTTGCTAATACTCGAGATGACTATTTCTAAGACTTACCTAATCCCACGTCCAAATTTATAATATGTTAATGTGTGAAACTGTGAGCGGTAAATATTGTCCATCTACTCTTGTTTACACGAACTTACTACTTTTGATCAATTATCAGTATCATAGTTGCAAATTTTAACAAGTTGTGAAAATGGATGTGTTCGGCAGTATTAATTGTTGAGAATAAAATGGCAagcaaaagtaaaagaaaaagatattctGGGGGGTTGTACAAAGGAAACATACTCGTGACCCATGCCTATGAGGCCCATAATTTGCGAAGCGCATGCCACAATGCTCCGAATGGTCCAATAAACTGCTGTTGGAATATGAGCAGTGGCAGCAACCATTTCAGGTGCGTCTGGAGTAATGTACTGAGAAGGAAGCTCCTTGAACTCAACGATGCACTTGGTGACATCCAACATGGCCTTGATGAGGTTGTTAAGTGCCTCAAACTTTGGTTTCAAGGATTCAGCACGCTCCAATATTTCAGGCATTTGCTTGAGGAATGCAACCGATTTGGCAAGAGGGTTGGTAGGGTAAAGCTGCACCACCAGCCAAAATTCACCATAGTTCACAGCAAAAGCAGCCAAGGCTAGCACCAACTTTGCATCCCATGAATAGCTTGTGAGTACATTGAATATAGCTACAGTTGTTACATGAGCATCTCCACCACCGGAGCACTTGCAGGATATCTGTCATACATAGTGTGCATGGCATAAACAAAATCTATTGCGaaagaaaatgattaaattGCATTAATTCTATACACacaaaaatttgcatttttaatTTCCATCTGAATCTTGTGCTGTCCTTATGTAAGATTAAAAGCAATTTTATGAATGTTAAGATATATGAGACCAACCACATGCAGTAACcacatttataaataaataagccaTAATTTAAAACCTCGCAGGAAATTTTGCTAATCGTGTATGACAAAAGGTCCAGCATGTCAGAGATGTCGCTAGAATGGAGGGCTTTGTCTTCCATTGATTCAAATTGCACTTCTGTTCCCTACGCAATTGGTCAACAATTAATGATTAGCAACTGCATAACGAATACAATGCTACATATGTAATAAATAtcacaacttattttttttctttttacaatttGTTAAAGTAATTGATTGTGATTAGAATAATGACCAGTGCATGCATCTTAGTGCACACAAAATACACACGCACCAATGTGATGTGCACATATTCCCTCAACAATTTCACTCATGTCTATTTTTTACCCTTTATTTTGCTATGTGGCATTTGTATGCATGAATATATGTAATTGGGTGTGTGAAATAGACAAGGCTAGCGTCACTCCTAATGTAAAACAAATGCATAATTCTTTAGTATAAAGTTAAAGTACATACTTGAATAAAGCCGGGGATGCCAAATCCAGCGCGCTTAAAAATGTCCTCAATGATATGAAGGAAAGGTTTCACTTCAACCTCTCGGCCATCTGGAGCATGAGTGGCCTGAATCTGCTTCATCATCGCATTGTCATCGGAGCTCGAGAAGAAATGGCGATCACCTCTTGATTGTGGCACCTTTTGCGTCACAAGAGCCATCTTGGTTTAATTGCAAAGGTGAGGATTTAGGTGAGGGATTAGAGTTGTGTTGTTGGGTTGCATTTGGTTTAAATCTATGCCTTATATATAGATCATGACAAATGGAATAAAGGTCAATTTGCTACCTTGCTTGCAATGGAGGTTATACTAGAAAGTAACATCAATAGGTTTAGAATTTTGGATAAGACTTTGAGCTTTACTCTCTGTTGTGTATGTTAACTATCCCCTTTCATCTTTATAGTATAAAAGCTTAATTGCAAGATTCGAACTGCTGGAGATGCTGGTTAATTTTAGCCAAATGTGATACACGTATGTTCTTACTTAGGTTaattctttaattaattttggagGTTGGATTTTACTGATTAACGTAAGAGGGACTAAAATCGTACGATTCCATTTTCTTGTTAAAATTTAACCTCTTTTTGACGTTGTACTAGCTAGAATTTTCCTTTGGATACTGTGGTAGGATTCCAACTTGGGATTTCCAAAGGAGCAATATGTGGAGTGTTGGGACTTCTTTATCGTGCACATGCCTACTCAATTTGAATTGGCCATTTGAGGATCCAAAGCAATTTGTTCATcaaaataacattaattaattaattaatgtaagGGGATCAATGccattgaacccaaaaaaaactcTGGCAATTAAGGTATATTCAAACTCTGTGTGTCTAAGTATACCATAATTTAATTGGAAATTATTAACTATATTCAATCTTGTGTTAGCATCACTCGTTTAGATGTAATTTCTACTTTTACTTTAATAGCTATTGATGAGATGCTAGGTGCTTTGAGAATCATTTAAGTAATCATTTTGCATTCTCGTTTCTTCTAAAACATATCATTATCTTTGAacaagttgataaaaatcaaaatgaacCTAGATAGATTGATTTTTGGTCGAGGGCTTATAACTTGCAAACTAGCATTCTTGAATAATAAGTCACATTGTAGCGAAACAAGAATTCTGTTGATGCAAttcataattcaataattactaTAATGATGAGAGAATTGGATTCTGAATGTCTCTAttgaaaatataagaaattgtCAGTTGAGTAACTTGAGTTACATGGCTCTTGGTTGTTAATGCAATTCATACCCCCACCAATACTTGTAGGCTAATCTTCATTTGAAAAATCCATTAGTTTTGTAACGTAAGCAAACCTTGCGTCATTAAAGTAAAAAGCCAGGGAGTGCTTACAGATAAGGTAATTTTCCACATCACTTTAGTTGTGTAATGTTGAGAGCTTCCTTACTTGCTGTACATTTTGTGATTTACGTGACTGAGAACTTAAAGAAAGCTGTTCAACACAACAGTAGCAAAAAGAACTTGCTGAGGTGGTCTTTGAtagaaagggaaaaggaaaggaaaatgatATTCAACACCATTTTTaggataattttaatttaacagCCAATTCTTAAAAGGCAGGAGCTATCTCTGATAAAGGTGGGTGATCAACCGAAAGAATATATTACATTGGTCTTTATTATGCATTTTTTAACATAATAGatgcaaaagaaaacaaatagtaaAGAATactaacttaaaaataaaaataaaaggtagtCATCTAgcttttaaaattgaaaattccaGAGTTGTGATTGGCAAACAGGGACCAATTCTGGCAATCATAAGTTAATTccaaaaatataatcataaGTACCCACAACATGCTCACTGCATAACATGTGAAACAGAAGGAAAGAGGGTTGGAAGTCCCAAAGATACGCAAGTGGATATAGCTAATGGTACAAGACTGATAATTTTATGCCCATAAAGGATAAAGATACCATTATCTGTACTCCAAGCACCCGAGGATGCAGTtgattttaaaatgatttagaATAGTCTTGGTCTGTGATTAATGGTCATAGGATGATATAGCTGATTGCATGTTTAGCTTAGTGATAGATTCCACAAAGAAAGATTGATAGACAATGAGGATTTGACTTCATGGGAGGGAAAATTTATAACCAACTTATTTATGTCTCCATACACAGgtacaatataaatattatatattataataaaaaaaatcaatatggACAATAGATTATTCTTATGAACatttagagcatccacaacagATGTTGTATTTGTGTTAAATGCtataatatttggcatttggcacaccaaatacaaaaaacgGAGCTTTATCAGATGTGTTAAatgtgttaaatttttttaacatgctACAGTACCCTTTCAATTTTGACACGGTATAGGCAGAAATGGTAtaacaatttaatatttttttattctcttttctctctcctctctctcactttattcatttctcttctctctcatgcTTCCTTAGACATCAAGCCtctccattcttttcttttttcactcttttttcttctcaatctcgttgtttttctctcttcctctcagaCATCACCCTCAGTTTTTTCTTCtcactcttttcttctttcactcCGATCTTTGTCGttgtgggtttttatttatttatttattttttgcaatgatTTGATACCCGGTTTGGTAGTGGGTGGGTTGAGATTGTGATTGGCAGATCACTGGTGGTGGGTTGCAATGGTCAGATTCAGTGGTGGGTGGGTCGGCTGGTGATGGGCAAATCGGTGGTGGTGGGTTCTGTTGTGCGAAATTGGTGGTGGGAGGACCAGCTTGTGAATGGGTTCCGAATGATGGGTCGGCGGTGGGTGGGTTGGCAGTGACAGTGGGTGGGTGTGTGGGATGCAGTGGGTGGCGGcgattgtgttttgattttggtggttttatttatttattttttttttctggtggTTGTGGTCGCAACAATTTTTCTAGttgtagtttttatttatttatttataaggtggtgttggtggatgtgggtttgtgccggtGGT contains these protein-coding regions:
- the LOC126718334 gene encoding protein SIEVE ELEMENT OCCLUSION B-like — encoded protein: MALVTQKVPQSRGDRHFFSSSDDNAMMKQIQATHAPDGREVEVKPFLHIIEDIFKRAGFGIPGFIQGTEVQFESMEDKALHSSDISDMLDLLSYTISKISCEISCKCSGGGDAHVTTVAIFNVLTSYSWDAKLVLALAAFAVNYGEFWLVVQLYPTNPLAKSVAFLKQMPEILERAESLKPKFEALNNLIKAMLDVTKCIVEFKELPSQYITPDAPEMVAATAHIPTAVYWTIRSIVACASQIMGLIGMGHEYIAATTEAWELSSLAHKVNNIHSHLLKQITLCHQHIEEKRHIEAYLTLVRLFETPHLDNIKILKALIYAKEDQLPLFDGSNKKRASIEVLRRKIVLLFITDLEIPHEEHSILHQMYTESRHQQSRPESQYEVVWIPVVDKSTPWNADKEKQFDTLQGMMPWYSVFHPSQLDPAVIKYIKEVWHFTKKPILVVLDPQGKVVNQNAVHMMWIWGSIAYPFTSLREEALWREESWRIELLADTIEPLIFNWVSEGKIICLFGGEDIEWVRKFTNTARTVAKAANVPIEMLYVGKGNPREKVRKNNNIIAAENLSHHLTDLTLIWFFWVRLESMWHSKIQHGKSVENDSIMQEIMTMLSFDGSEQGWAVICRGSGASEMAKAKGDTILTALTEYEQWKETVPDLGFVPALIEYLKKLHTPHHCNRLILPGATGSIPEKVVCAECSRPMEKFIMYRCCTD